A genomic stretch from Bos javanicus breed banteng chromosome 3, ARS-OSU_banteng_1.0, whole genome shotgun sequence includes:
- the LOC133245051 gene encoding taurochenodeoxycholic 6 alpha-hydroxylase-like, which translates to MSVSVLSPTRALGGVSGLLQVVSLLGLVLLLLKAAQLYLRRQWLLKALHQFPSPPSHWFYGHKKEFQKESELPPLLERVEKYPKACVRWLWGTKALVLVYDPDYMKVFLGRSGTGLLLLEGQKWFQHRRMLTPAFRYDILKAYVGIMADSVRVMLDKWEDLVSQDSHLEIFGHVSLMTLDTIMKCAFSHQGSVQMDRSSQSYIQAIRDLSHLIVSRLRNAFHQNDLIYRLTPEGRWNHRACQLTHQHTDAVIKERKAHLQKEGELEKVRSRRHLDFLDILLLARVSVAKRSLSFWAEAHRKGRPCTLALPPQMENGSSLSDEDLRAEVDTFMFEGHDTTASGISWILYALASHPEHQQRCREEIQSLLGDGASITWDHLDQMRYTTMCIKEAMRLYPPVPFIGRELRKPITFPDGRSLPAGILVSLSFYGLHHNPNVWPNPEVFDPTRFSPGSTQHSYAFLPFSGGSRNCIGKQFAMNELKVAVALTLLRFELSPDPSRVPVPTPIMVLRSKNGIHLQLRKLSDPGGDKDKL; encoded by the exons ATGAGTGTCTCTGTGCTGAGTCCCACCAGAGCCCTGGGTGGGGTCTCTGGGCTCCTGCAGGTGGTCTCCCTGCTCGGCCTGGTTCTGCTTCTGCTCAAGGCGGCACAGCTCTACCTGCGCAGACAGTGGCTGCTCAAAGCCCTTCATCAGTTCCCGTCTCCTCCTTCCCACTGGTTCTATGGACACAAGAAAGAG TTCCAAAAGGAGAGTGAGCTGCCACCACTACTGGAAAGGGTAGAGAAATACCCAAAGGCCTGTGTTCGCTGGCTGTGGGGCACAAAGGCCTTAGTATTGGTCTACGACCCTGACTACATGAAGGTGTTCCTGGGGAGATCAG GGACAGGTTTGCTGCTATTGGAGGGGCAGAAGTGGTTCCAGCACCGGCGGATGCTGACCCCAGCCTTCCGCTATGACATCCTGAAGGCCTACGTGGGAATCATGGCCGACTCTGTCCGAGTGATGCTG gacaAGTGGGAAGATCTTGTCAGCCAGGACTCACATCTGGAGATCTTTGGACATGTCTCCTTGATGACCCTGGACACCATCATGAAGTGCGCCTTCAGCCACCAGGGCAGCGTCCAGATGGACAG GAGCTCCCAGTCCTACATCCAGGCCATCAGGGACCTCAGTCATCTGATTGTTTCCCGACTCCGGAATGCTTTCCACCAGAACGACCTCATCTACAGGCTGACTCCTGAAGGCCGCTGGAACCACCGGGCCTGCCAGCTCACCCATCAACACACAG ATGCAGTGATCAAGGAGAGGAAGGCTCACCTGCAGAAGGAGGGAGAGCTGGAGAAGGTGAGGAGCAGGAGGCACTTGGACTTCCTGGACATCCTCCTCCTTGCCAGAGTAAGTGTAGCCAAGAGAAGCCTGAGCTTTTGGGCAGAAGCACACAGGAAGGGCAGACCCTGCACTCTGGCCCTGCCTCCACAGATGGAGAATGGGAGCAGCTTGTCTGACGAGGACCTCCGTGCTGAAGTGGACACGTTCATGTTCGAGGGTCATGACACCACAGCCAGTGGCATCTCCTGGATCCTCTATGCTCTAGCCTCCCATCCTGAGCATCAGCAGAGGTGTCGGGAAGAGATCCAGAGCCTCCTGGGGGATGGCGCCTCCATCACCTG GGATCACCTGGACCAGATGCGCTACACGACCATGTGCATCAAGGAGGCAATGAGACTTTATCCACCAGTACCATTCATTGGCAGAGAGCTGAGAAAGCCCATCACCTTCCCTGATGGACGCTCCTTACCTGCAG GAATCTTAGTCTCCCTCTCCTTTTATGGACTTCATCACAACCCAAACGTGTGGCCGAATCCAGAG GTGTTTGACCCAACCCGGTTCTCACCAGGTTCTACTCAACACAGCTATGCCTTCCTGCCCTTCTCAGGAGGATCCAG gaactgcaTCGGGAAGCAGTTTGCCATGAATGAGTTGAAGGTGGCCGTGGCCCTGACCTTGCTTCGCTTTGAGCTGTCACCAGATCCCTCCAGGGTCCCTGTGCCCACTCCAATCATGGTGCTGAGATCCAAAAATGGGATCCACTTGCAGCTCAGGAAACTGTCTGATCCAGGTGGAGACAAGGACAAGCTCTGA